One segment of Neobacillus endophyticus DNA contains the following:
- the murB gene encoding UDP-N-acetylmuramate dehydrogenase, which produces MDGILSELQALNIGKVKSNELLSQHTTIKIGGPADLFIEPSSVENLKKVMDVIRQNNIQWRAIGRGSNLLVSDKGIEGAVIKLGSGIDNLEINGAEITVGGGYSLVSLSTFISKKGLSGLEFASGIPGSVGGAVYMNAGAHGSDISKILTKAHVLFADGTMEWLSNQEMEFSYRTSVLQKKRPGIVIEAVFRLEEGDRTAIVSQMQKNKDYRKETQPWNYPCAGSIFRNPLPNYAGKLIEIAGLKGFSIGGAKISEMHGNFIVNAGNATAGDVLALIQYVKDTIYNLYEIKMETEVEIIGRK; this is translated from the coding sequence ATGGACGGAATTCTTTCGGAATTACAAGCTTTAAATATCGGAAAAGTTAAGAGCAACGAACTGCTCTCCCAGCATACGACAATTAAAATTGGCGGCCCTGCAGACCTGTTTATTGAGCCGTCATCTGTTGAGAATTTAAAAAAGGTAATGGACGTGATTAGACAAAACAACATCCAGTGGCGGGCAATTGGCAGAGGCTCCAATCTGCTCGTTTCCGATAAAGGAATTGAGGGTGCGGTAATCAAACTGGGTTCCGGTATTGATAATCTAGAAATAAATGGGGCAGAAATTACTGTTGGCGGTGGATATTCTCTTGTCAGCCTGTCTACGTTCATAAGCAAAAAAGGTTTGTCCGGCTTAGAATTTGCCAGCGGCATTCCAGGCTCTGTAGGCGGAGCTGTATATATGAATGCTGGTGCACACGGATCGGATATCAGCAAGATTTTAACAAAAGCCCATGTTTTATTTGCGGATGGAACGATGGAATGGCTTTCGAATCAAGAAATGGAATTCTCGTATAGAACTTCTGTTCTTCAGAAAAAACGTCCAGGGATCGTGATTGAAGCTGTATTTCGACTTGAAGAAGGTGACAGGACAGCAATTGTTTCGCAAATGCAAAAGAATAAGGATTATCGCAAGGAAACTCAGCCATGGAATTATCCTTGTGCTGGAAGCATATTCCGTAATCCGCTTCCTAATTATGCTGGTAAATTAATAGAAATTGCCGGTTTAAAGGGCTTTAGTATAGGCGGGGCAAAAATCTCTGAAATGCACGGGAATTTCATTGTGAATGCGGGGAATGCCACTGCAGGAGATGTCTTAGCCTTAATTCAGTATGTTAAGGATACGATTTATAATCTATATGAAATTAAAATGGAAACAGAAGTGGAGATCATAGGCAGAAAGTAG